A genome region from Coffea arabica cultivar ET-39 chromosome 7e, Coffea Arabica ET-39 HiFi, whole genome shotgun sequence includes the following:
- the LOC140011400 gene encoding STOREKEEPER protein-like, with amino-acid sequence MDKPSSVSAATTGMVWIDEQVTQLLQCMIEFKTKKGVDADANPAAFHQFFEQEFQFRYSKSQVYEKVRRLKMKYFNNLKKFEKVGKDTSISKAEVQTLNLSRQISSGRSGASDFELNYPLLNQSFEVDSRGVIKFGGKTADELSLLKENMHLIGDDKAKELERKWKTLHAEYFFKSLELMKEQTSMVLEATTKKK; translated from the coding sequence ATGGATAAGCCTTCATCAGTTTCAGCCGCTACTACAGGCATGGTTTGGATTGATGAACAGGTGACTCAACTTCTCCAGTGCATGATCGAGTTTAAAACTAAGAAAGGGGTTGATGCTGATGCTAATCCAGCAGCTTTTCATCAGTTTTTTGAACAGGAGTTTCAATTTAGATATTCCAAAAGTCAGGTATATGAGAAGGTGAGGCGTTTGAAGATGAAATATTTCaacaatttgaagaaatttgagaaagttgGGAAGGACACTAGTATTTCTAAGGCTGAGGTACAAACATTGAACCTTTCAAGACAGATTTCGAGTGGTAGATCTGGTGCTAGTGATTTTGAGTTGAATTATCCTCTTCTAAACCAGTCATTTGAAGTAGATTCCAGAGGGGTAATAAAATTTGGAGGTAAAACTGCTGATGAACTTAGTTTATTGAAAGAGAATATGCATTTGATTGGTGATGACAAAGCGAAGGAATTGGAGCGAAAGTGGAAGACATTACATGCGGAgtatttctttaagagcttggaaTTGATGAAAGAGCAAACTAGTATGGTGTTGGAAGCCACGACGAAAAAGAAGTAA
- the LOC113700352 gene encoding uncharacterized protein, protein MSTHPESSDRPATTSPTDLASMGAQLSEVLNRFNELSVEMMAQRRVIDQLVASGASDEQHEPLPPGQSGPQPIFLPYTQTFVTSQVINPPEEAFTYSTHGPQPAHVPHIQTNPPHVQIPQNYPPITMSMAFEPRGPYYYPTAEPFTLDTAAQGKIEAGESSAPVDKNLLKRLDRFEDFIRKSQGLNKQGGLDYNELCLFPDMQLPMGFKTPKFSKYDGTGNPKTHLRMFANKLGKPIDDENLPVRLFPESLEGDALDWYSNLKPEDMRSWMDLSTAFMRQYEYNCELAPTRATLEGTKRKPSEDHKTYAKRWRKLAAKVEPPMTENEIVRTFIKAHDPPYFEEIFRMTGCSFAEIVNKLEEFDEFVKAGKIINVSTLKMQLEALQGQNVSGKKSQSKGKEEETAFVGNQGPSARPRFSNRLAYSSPYPCYPNFRPIHHTTINHSRPRPNYPNVLTPPFQNPQPSLQTRPRPPFNPRPIPPPSPNYYYQQISDTQNSTSNRTFTNLGRPVDQLYEQLKAVGKIGVIPPKIYSNRFPSDYDPQAVCAYHSGAPGHSTNDCRALKHEIQDMIEFGEIVLRKKGEQGQSISTNPFPEHKDAFEASNPNEEI, encoded by the coding sequence atgagtacccaTCCAGAATCGTCTGATAGGCCCGCCACCACATCACCGACTGACTTGGCAAGTATGGGAGCTCAACTGAGCGAAGTTCTAAACCGATTTAATGAGCTGAGCGTTGAAATGATGGCCCAACGGCGCGTAATCGATCAATTGGTAGCTAGTGGTGCTAGCGATGAACAACATGAGCCCTTACCTCCTGGCCAATCTGGACCTCAACCCATATTTTTACCTTATACTCAAACCTTTGTTACTTCACAAGTCATAAACCCACCTGAGGAAGCCTTTACTTATTCCACTCATGGCCCGCAACCTGCTCATGTACCTcacatccaaacaaaccctcCTCATGTCCAAATTCCCCAAAATTATCCGCCAATTACTATGAGCATGGCATTCGAGCCACGGGGACCTTATTATTACCCCACCGCTGAGCCGTTCACCCTAGATACCGCTGCTCAAGGGAAAATTGAAGCCGGGGAGTCATCCGCACCAGTGGATAAGAATTTGCTAAAGCGATTGGATCGGTTTGAGGATTTCATAAGGAAAAGCCAAGGCTTGAACAAACAAGGAGGGTTGGACTACAACGAGCTGTGCCTATTTCCGGATATGCAATTGCCCATGGGTTTCAAAACCCCCAAGTTTAGCAAGTATGATGGAACGGGCAACCCCAAGACGCACCTCCgaatgtttgccaacaagttgggtaagCCAATAGATGACGAGAATCTACCAGTTCGTTTGTTTCCTGAAAGCTTAGAAGGTGACGCGTTGgattggtattccaatttgaagcCTGAGGATATGAGATCTTGGATGGATTTGTCAACTGCTTTTATGAGGCAATACGAATACAATTGCGAGCTCGCTCCAACGAGGGCCACACTTGAGGGGACTAAAAGAAAACCatctgaggaccacaagacgtacgcgaagagatggaggaaattggCCGCCAAGGTGGAGCCTCCTATGACTGAAAACGAGATTGTTCGCACGTTCATCAAAGCTCATGACCCGCCTtactttgaggaaatttttcgaatgaccgggtgttcctttgccgaaattgtcaataaattggaagaatttGATGAGTTTGTGAAGGCCGGAAAAATTATTAATGTGTCAACATTGAAGATGCAACTAGAGGCTCTGCAAGGCCAGAATGTCAGTGGGAAAAAATCCCAATCTaagggaaaagaagaggaaactgcttttgttggGAATCAGGGCCCCTCGGCCAGACCTAGATTTTCAAACCGCCTTGCTTATTCATCACCCTATCCATGCTATCCAAACTTCCGTCCTATCCATCATACTACTATTAACCATTCTCGACCTCGACCAAATTATCCAAATGTACTCACACCACCctttcaaaatcctcaaccaAGTCTCCAAACTAGACCTCGCCCTCCTTTTAACCCAAGACCTATTCCACCCCCTAGCCCAAATTACTACTACCAACAAATCAGTGACACCCAAAATTCAACATCAAACCGAACCTTCACCAATCTAGGTCGGCCTGTTGACCAATTATATGAGCAATTAAAAGCTGTTGGGAAAATTGGTGTTATACCTCCTAAAATCTATTCCAATCGCTTTCCTTCTGACTATGACCCTCAAGCGGTCTGCgcttatcattctggagctccCGGGCATTCCACCAATGATTGTCGGGCATTGAAACATGAAATCCAGGATATGATCGAATTCGgagaaatagtgctaaggaaaaAGGGTGAACAGGGACAgagcataagtacaaatccctttcccgaacacaaggacgcctttgaggcatccaaccccaatgaagaaatttga